A genomic stretch from Chitinophaga agri includes:
- a CDS encoding STN and carboxypeptidase regulatory-like domain-containing protein — MKRLFVLVAFLLGGYTSYAQNLLNKTVSLTADRKPLAAVLDNMAMQGDFSFSYVKEFIHDDSLVTINVSNRSVKQVLDILFQGNFQFREIGNQIIIQPGTSSKEKWYVVSGYIKDAVTGQPIANASVYDGMLLISTLTNEQGYFKLRLREKERTAALLTVSKELYRDTVMLVPAGRDQEMNASIKPAAPIQLTVVDVNQHTHVEQTFFGRFFLSSRQRMQSLNLSDFFTRQPYQYSLVPAIGTHGRIGSQVVNKFSMNLIGGYTAGLSGVEIAGVFNIDQKDVKWVQLAGIFNIVGGHFTGVQVGGIHNHIMDSLKGVQIGGISNILKYGFHGAQISGTYNQAGGDGQGVQIGGILNNAGGSLKGAQVAGFLNLGRDSIDGAQIAGAVNVGWGDIKGAQIAGAVNMGRKQVDGAQIAGVINYRTGGDGTQVAGAVNVSLDTTSGVQLSGLINYTKVLKGVQIGFVNYADSSDGFSFGVFNFVRKGFHQVLVYNNELTDVNIAYRSGSRKLYSLLLAGMKLGDKRAYTFGYGIGHPFTVSPRSEITVELTSQSLYLGSWNDTNSIIRLQTAWNRRLNKYLTLYGGPSFTIYYSDKLDEIDPAYESRVPPHYSPFTLGGGVTAWFGWHIGVGFF, encoded by the coding sequence TTGAAACGACTATTCGTGTTAGTAGCATTCCTCCTTGGAGGCTATACCAGCTATGCCCAAAACCTGCTTAATAAAACGGTCTCACTGACCGCTGACCGTAAGCCCCTTGCCGCAGTACTAGATAACATGGCGATGCAGGGGGATTTCAGTTTTTCTTATGTGAAAGAATTCATTCATGATGATAGTCTTGTGACGATCAACGTCAGTAACCGGTCCGTCAAACAGGTGCTGGACATATTGTTCCAGGGCAATTTTCAGTTCCGTGAAATAGGCAACCAGATCATCATACAACCCGGCACCTCATCCAAAGAGAAGTGGTATGTGGTAAGCGGATACATCAAAGACGCCGTCACCGGCCAGCCTATTGCTAATGCCAGCGTATACGACGGTATGCTGCTGATCTCAACACTGACCAATGAGCAGGGTTATTTTAAACTGCGCCTGCGTGAAAAGGAAAGAACAGCGGCCCTGCTAACCGTCAGCAAGGAATTGTACCGCGATACGGTCATGCTGGTACCGGCAGGGCGTGACCAGGAGATGAATGCCAGCATTAAGCCTGCTGCACCTATACAACTGACCGTGGTAGATGTCAATCAGCATACCCATGTAGAGCAGACTTTCTTCGGACGCTTCTTCCTGTCTTCCCGCCAGCGTATGCAGAGTCTCAACCTGAGCGACTTCTTTACCCGTCAGCCATACCAGTACTCCCTTGTCCCTGCTATTGGCACCCATGGAAGGATAGGCTCCCAGGTAGTGAATAAGTTCTCTATGAACCTGATCGGTGGTTATACGGCAGGTCTGAGTGGTGTCGAGATAGCGGGCGTTTTCAACATTGACCAGAAGGATGTGAAATGGGTCCAGCTTGCAGGGATCTTTAATATAGTAGGCGGACATTTCACCGGTGTACAGGTTGGAGGCATCCATAATCATATCATGGATTCGCTGAAAGGGGTGCAGATCGGTGGTATCAGTAATATATTGAAATATGGCTTCCATGGTGCCCAGATCAGTGGTACCTATAACCAGGCAGGTGGTGATGGACAGGGAGTGCAGATAGGCGGTATCCTCAACAATGCGGGAGGAAGCCTGAAGGGCGCTCAGGTAGCGGGCTTCCTGAACCTTGGCCGGGACAGTATAGATGGCGCACAGATCGCTGGCGCTGTTAACGTCGGCTGGGGCGACATTAAAGGGGCTCAGATAGCGGGTGCTGTGAATATGGGCCGTAAACAGGTTGACGGAGCACAGATCGCTGGGGTGATCAACTACCGCACAGGAGGTGATGGGACCCAGGTAGCGGGCGCTGTCAATGTCAGCCTCGATACGACGAGTGGCGTACAGCTATCAGGCTTGATCAATTACACCAAAGTACTAAAAGGCGTACAGATCGGCTTTGTGAACTATGCGGATTCTTCTGATGGCTTCAGCTTTGGTGTGTTTAACTTTGTCAGAAAGGGCTTTCACCAGGTCCTGGTGTATAATAATGAGCTCACTGACGTCAATATCGCTTACAGGTCCGGTAGCCGGAAGTTGTATAGTTTGCTGCTGGCAGGGATGAAACTGGGCGACAAACGTGCATATACGTTCGGATATGGCATCGGCCACCCCTTCACCGTGTCTCCCCGGTCGGAGATCACGGTGGAACTTACCTCACAGTCCCTTTACCTGGGCAGCTGGAATGATACCAATTCTATCATCCGGTTACAGACAGCCTGGAACCGCCGGCTGAACAAATACCTGACACTGTATGGCGGCCCGTCCTTTACGATCTACTACAGTGACAAGCTGGACGAGATCGATCCGGCCTATGAATCGAGGGTACCACCGCATTACAGTCCGTTTACATTAGGTGGCGGAGTGACTGCCTGGTTTGGCTGGCATATAGGCGTCGGGTTTTTCTAG
- a CDS encoding carbon-nitrogen hydrolase: MSKVKVGFVQMSCNGNKADNLAKAIERVREAAAKGAQIVCLQELFTSLYFCDVEDYDNFSLAEPIPGPSTETLQQVAGELGVVIIASLFEKRTQGIYHNTTAVLDADGSYLGKYRKMHIPDDPAYYEKFYFTPGDLGYKVFKTKFATIGVLICWDQWYPEASRITALMGAEILFYPTAIGWATSQDEATNTEQYNAWQTIQRSHAVANGVHVVSVNRVGFEQEGAMKFWGGSFIANPFGSIIYQADHEKEEVFVQELDLSKTDRYRTHWPFLRDRRIDSYAPITKRFIDEA; the protein is encoded by the coding sequence ATGTCAAAAGTTAAAGTAGGTTTTGTGCAAATGTCCTGCAATGGCAATAAGGCTGATAACCTCGCCAAGGCAATAGAGCGGGTACGTGAAGCGGCAGCTAAGGGCGCGCAGATTGTATGTTTGCAGGAATTGTTTACTTCCCTTTATTTCTGTGACGTGGAGGATTATGATAATTTCTCCCTGGCAGAACCTATTCCTGGTCCGTCTACCGAGACTTTACAGCAGGTAGCAGGTGAGCTGGGTGTGGTGATCATCGCTTCTCTGTTTGAGAAACGTACGCAGGGTATCTACCATAATACGACTGCTGTGCTGGATGCTGACGGCAGCTACCTGGGCAAGTACCGTAAGATGCATATTCCGGATGATCCGGCTTACTACGAGAAATTCTACTTCACGCCGGGTGACCTTGGCTATAAAGTGTTCAAAACTAAATTCGCCACTATTGGTGTATTGATCTGCTGGGATCAGTGGTATCCGGAAGCGTCCAGGATCACCGCACTGATGGGTGCAGAGATCCTGTTCTACCCAACTGCTATTGGCTGGGCTACATCCCAGGACGAAGCGACCAATACGGAGCAATACAATGCCTGGCAGACTATCCAGCGTAGCCATGCAGTAGCCAATGGTGTACACGTAGTGAGCGTAAACCGTGTAGGTTTCGAGCAGGAAGGCGCTATGAAATTCTGGGGCGGTTCCTTCATTGCCAATCCGTTTGGTTCTATTATCTACCAGGCAGATCATGAAAAAGAAGAGGTATTCGTGCAGGAACTGGACCTGTCCAAGACTGACAGATACCGTACACACTGGCCGTTCTTACGCGACAGAAGAATTGATTCCTACGCTCCTATCACCAAAAGATTTATCGACGAAGCATAA
- a CDS encoding agmatine deiminase family protein has product MNGQPTLKQQGYFFPAEFHPHVATWLSWPHKEASWPGKIHTIYPYYSQFVKYLAESEIVRINVIDEAMKAFAIGHLQRAGVNMNQVEFYFNPTNDAWCRDHGPAFLINPAEKKKVIVDWNYNAWGGKYPPFDLDDVVPTRIAEHFNLPVYHPGIIMEGGSVEFNGKGTVLTSRCCLLNENRNPHLNQAQIETFLHDFYGMDQVLWVDEGIIGDDTDGHIDDTVRFVNEDTVLTVVESNKQDENYELLQQNLRELKQMRLLNGKQLNVVELPMPDPVVFEDQRLPASYANFYISNKHVIVPVFNCKHDDKALQVISECFKDREVVGIDSTEIIWGLGSFHCLSQQEPAV; this is encoded by the coding sequence ATGAACGGACAACCAACTTTGAAACAGCAGGGATACTTCTTCCCTGCCGAATTCCATCCGCATGTCGCAACCTGGCTGAGCTGGCCGCATAAAGAAGCCAGCTGGCCCGGAAAGATCCACACGATCTATCCCTATTACAGCCAGTTCGTGAAATACCTGGCGGAGAGTGAAATCGTCCGTATCAATGTGATTGATGAAGCCATGAAGGCTTTTGCTATTGGCCATCTCCAAAGAGCGGGGGTCAATATGAACCAGGTGGAGTTTTATTTTAACCCGACGAATGATGCATGGTGCCGCGATCACGGTCCGGCATTCCTGATCAATCCGGCGGAGAAGAAGAAGGTCATCGTCGACTGGAATTATAACGCCTGGGGCGGTAAATATCCTCCATTTGACCTGGATGACGTAGTACCAACGCGTATTGCGGAGCATTTCAACCTGCCAGTCTACCATCCTGGTATTATCATGGAAGGTGGTTCCGTAGAGTTCAACGGTAAGGGCACTGTCCTGACATCACGTTGTTGCCTGCTCAATGAAAACCGTAATCCGCACCTGAATCAGGCGCAGATCGAGACGTTCCTGCACGATTTCTATGGTATGGACCAGGTGTTGTGGGTGGATGAAGGGATCATCGGGGATGACACTGATGGTCATATTGATGACACAGTCCGCTTTGTGAATGAGGATACGGTGCTGACGGTCGTCGAGTCCAATAAACAGGATGAGAACTATGAGCTCCTGCAGCAAAATCTCCGAGAACTGAAACAGATGCGTTTACTGAATGGTAAGCAGCTGAATGTAGTGGAGCTGCCGATGCCAGATCCAGTAGTGTTCGAAGATCAGCGTTTGCCGGCTTCCTACGCCAATTTTTACATTAGCAACAAGCATGTGATCGTGCCGGTGTTCAATTGTAAGCATGATGACAAGGCGCTACAGGTGATCAGCGAGTGTTTTAAAGACCGTGAGGTGGTTGGAATTGATTCTACAGAGATCATCTGGGGATTGGGCAGTTTTCACTGCCTGAGCCAGCAGGAACCTGCGGTATAG
- a CDS encoding LytR/AlgR family response regulator transcription factor, whose translation MGRPLLFVTKNGVNEAIQDEEIVYFSVSDNYVEFKLTDNRKFKIRSSLQLAQERLPAESFCRIHRSYVVRLNHVRLIGETVIMKNGDELPIGREHKAELLNHFECF comes from the coding sequence ATGGGACGTCCCCTGCTTTTCGTTACCAAGAATGGCGTAAATGAAGCGATCCAGGATGAAGAGATCGTTTATTTTTCAGTATCAGATAACTACGTTGAGTTTAAATTAACCGATAACCGCAAATTTAAAATAAGGTCCAGCCTGCAGTTAGCCCAGGAACGTCTTCCTGCGGAATCATTTTGCCGTATCCACAGAAGTTACGTTGTGCGTCTAAACCATGTGCGGCTGATTGGCGAAACGGTGATCATGAAAAATGGCGATGAACTCCCTATCGGCAGGGAGCATAAGGCTGAGTTGCTCAATCACTTTGAATGCTTCTAA
- a CDS encoding DUF262 domain-containing protein gives MAVTKLILKPVCQLRGERFYVPAYQRGYRWTQMQVLALLEDIWKFRIDNHNSQREVFYCLQPLVVAQSPQGWIVIDGQQRLTTIQLIIIYLRTLTEDPEYFKFVLSYETRPESQRFVENLHTMEHADNIDYHYMIEAYHAIDTWFKGKGPNAKINFQQTLLNDDEDGKNVKVIWYEVEHAETANHIDIFTRLNIGKIALTNAELIKAYLLQKTHFSPEKANLKQIQIASEWDYIEKMLQRDDFWYFIYDSSDSSAYENRIEYLFDRMFDRKPEHDHYYTFYSFINERNLIKDQNNNVDVGAMWIRVKNYFQVFEEWFNNNDLYHLIGYLICCEYRIDALKQTADNQTKDSFVQILNQKIQDTVNFYIEDLEYGADNDKIKKVLLLFNIRTLMLSKGDSRFPFNLYKMNRWDIEHISSQTEKDIDKRYRKEWMADIITYFSGQSIDTIVENEQPESVLFIGLNDRDRSICERLFKLYTKETVNDREFDNVKNEIAERFKEGVKATNKYMDNIGNLALLDSNTNRGYKNAFFPIKRQRIIENDSIGKFVPICTKNVFLKYYSDQLGDVMHWKESDAISYTHSINRILEKYLPQKKNNVPCN, from the coding sequence ATGGCCGTCACAAAATTGATACTAAAACCGGTTTGTCAGCTCCGTGGTGAGCGTTTTTACGTCCCTGCCTATCAGAGAGGATACCGGTGGACTCAGATGCAGGTATTAGCCCTGCTGGAAGATATATGGAAGTTCAGGATTGACAATCATAATTCCCAAAGGGAAGTATTCTATTGCCTTCAACCGCTGGTTGTTGCCCAGTCACCCCAAGGGTGGATTGTCATAGATGGACAACAAAGACTAACCACCATTCAACTCATTATCATTTATTTAAGAACGCTCACAGAAGATCCTGAATATTTTAAATTTGTCCTCTCCTATGAGACGAGACCTGAAAGTCAACGGTTCGTTGAAAACCTACATACCATGGAACATGCAGATAATATTGATTATCATTACATGATTGAGGCCTATCACGCAATCGATACATGGTTTAAAGGGAAAGGACCAAATGCAAAAATTAATTTCCAACAAACGTTATTGAATGATGATGAAGACGGGAAAAATGTAAAAGTAATTTGGTACGAAGTGGAACATGCAGAGACTGCCAATCACATTGATATTTTCACCCGTCTCAATATTGGCAAAATTGCATTGACAAACGCAGAATTGATCAAAGCCTATCTTTTACAAAAAACCCATTTCAGTCCTGAAAAGGCTAACCTTAAACAAATTCAGATCGCCTCCGAATGGGACTACATTGAGAAAATGCTTCAACGGGACGACTTCTGGTACTTTATTTATGATTCCTCTGACTCATCGGCATATGAAAACCGGATAGAGTATCTTTTCGACAGAATGTTTGACCGGAAACCAGAACATGATCATTATTATACGTTTTACTCATTTATTAATGAAAGGAATCTTATCAAGGATCAAAATAACAATGTAGACGTTGGCGCGATGTGGATAAGGGTCAAAAATTACTTCCAGGTATTTGAAGAATGGTTTAATAATAACGACCTCTATCATTTAATTGGATACCTGATTTGTTGCGAATATAGAATCGATGCACTAAAGCAAACTGCAGATAACCAAACTAAAGACAGCTTTGTTCAAATCCTAAATCAAAAAATACAGGATACTGTTAACTTCTACATTGAGGACCTCGAATACGGTGCAGACAATGATAAGATTAAAAAAGTATTATTACTTTTCAATATACGCACTTTGATGCTCTCTAAGGGAGATAGCAGATTCCCATTCAATTTATATAAAATGAATAGATGGGACATTGAACATATCAGTTCTCAAACAGAAAAAGACATCGACAAACGTTACAGAAAAGAATGGATGGCTGATATTATAACCTATTTTTCAGGGCAAAGCATAGATACTATCGTGGAAAATGAGCAGCCGGAAAGCGTCCTTTTTATTGGTTTGAACGATCGGGACAGGAGTATCTGTGAGCGGCTATTCAAACTGTATACGAAAGAAACAGTTAACGACCGTGAATTTGACAATGTGAAAAATGAAATAGCAGAGCGGTTTAAGGAAGGTGTTAAGGCAACCAACAAATATATGGATAATATAGGTAATCTGGCCCTACTTGATTCAAATACTAACCGCGGTTACAAAAATGCATTTTTCCCTATTAAGAGACAACGTATCATCGAGAATGACAGTATCGGAAAGTTTGTGCCAATCTGTACCAAGAATGTATTCCTGAAGTATTATTCAGATCAACTAGGAGACGTAATGCACTGGAAAGAAAGCGATGCAATATCCTATACCCATTCAATTAACCGCATTTTGGAAAAGTATCTACCTCAAAAGAAAAACAACGTACCATGCAACTAA
- a CDS encoding DUF262 domain-containing protein: protein MQLNEIKINEGKRLSFFQLFATEQLNVEIPIIQRDYAQGRKSAHEVRTQFLKTLHGYLEENIPNRDLDFVYGSITRPAKGNPSLIPLDGQQRLTTLFLLHWYLGNLSGNIRLLRDRLLDGRRSRFTYETRASAREFCDALLINDIDFSLLKEGRRLSATIMNAGWYFQSWEYDPTIRSMITMLDAIHEMFDDKEAFFDRLIQTASPVITFQFLDIGELHLTDDLYIKMNSRGKELTPFENFKAKLEKEIDDLFANDDQRWEFVSGGKKSQLSAHEYFAHSIDTKWLDFFWSRSLNDGKPGFSDEHMMNFIRVILTNEYACGAGFEDRNLKILLDTQDIRNDPEYSKNLSFFIYKTLGVLKPRAITSLISSFDCLLKIPTVLPAHMPEEFHYAHQDILKKAFLHDLRNFDRIRFHAFLKYITANIATDGLSEWMRVVYNLTENSDFDDARTLANAMREVEKLAPHMQNILQHLASGEAELGSFYSQQIEEEKIKACLILKGPRWSEHILSIEKNPFVRGQIGFLLEFSGILDYYVTNRHCNWTPEEDEAFYDTFRCYMRKSLSLFDYLNNRNASEDDNYLWERSVLTKGDYLIDATYWRKNFLHSSNNMRDYSWKRLLRLNGRSDAGNDLLLKRRKLVKDVFDDARYDPENFQASCIKIISDVPNDWRAYFVTNAKLIKVCKQGFIRVENNYEKIRLLNNSKLTYHYELLTYHLFTEKMEGRHFGPFDSVHYEEDYGDTGVPRIALRGLNYGNKAYGINIFNKDRIFINFKLINGIGDDISSYDDVILDILEKADFNYPDDEHGGYSKAKSFDSIFEEIEMLCTHLHTIHSVT from the coding sequence ATGCAACTAAATGAAATAAAGATTAATGAAGGGAAACGTTTGTCTTTTTTCCAACTGTTCGCTACTGAACAGTTAAATGTTGAGATCCCAATTATTCAACGTGACTATGCACAGGGAAGAAAGTCTGCTCATGAGGTGAGAACGCAGTTCCTCAAAACACTGCATGGTTATCTTGAAGAGAACATTCCCAATAGAGACCTTGACTTTGTATATGGTAGTATTACGAGACCGGCAAAGGGAAATCCTTCGCTTATTCCACTCGATGGGCAGCAACGGCTCACTACCCTGTTTCTGCTCCACTGGTATTTGGGTAATCTGAGCGGAAATATCAGGCTCTTGCGTGATCGGTTACTGGACGGTCGGAGATCAAGATTTACATACGAAACCCGCGCAAGCGCCAGGGAGTTTTGCGATGCATTATTAATAAATGATATTGACTTCTCTCTATTGAAAGAAGGTCGTAGGCTGTCTGCTACTATCATGAACGCGGGTTGGTACTTTCAATCCTGGGAATATGATCCCACTATCAGATCGATGATAACCATGCTGGATGCTATTCATGAGATGTTCGATGATAAGGAAGCATTCTTTGACAGACTGATCCAGACAGCATCTCCTGTCATTACATTTCAGTTTCTTGATATCGGAGAACTACACCTGACAGACGACCTGTATATCAAAATGAACTCGAGAGGCAAAGAGCTCACTCCATTTGAGAATTTTAAAGCCAAACTTGAAAAAGAGATAGACGACCTGTTTGCAAATGACGATCAGCGCTGGGAATTCGTGTCAGGTGGAAAAAAAAGCCAACTGTCAGCTCATGAATATTTCGCCCATAGCATCGATACCAAATGGCTGGATTTTTTCTGGTCCCGATCCCTCAATGACGGGAAACCAGGCTTCTCGGACGAGCATATGATGAATTTTATACGTGTTATACTTACAAATGAATATGCCTGCGGTGCCGGATTTGAAGATCGAAACCTCAAAATATTACTGGATACCCAGGATATCAGGAATGATCCTGAATATAGTAAGAATTTATCTTTCTTCATTTATAAAACCCTGGGGGTCCTAAAGCCCAGGGCTATTACATCTCTTATTTCCTCATTTGATTGTCTGTTGAAGATCCCAACAGTATTACCTGCTCACATGCCTGAAGAGTTTCATTATGCTCACCAGGACATACTAAAAAAAGCATTCCTCCATGATCTCAGAAACTTCGATAGGATCAGATTCCATGCGTTTCTGAAATATATCACAGCAAATATTGCTACTGATGGACTTTCCGAATGGATGCGGGTTGTCTATAATTTGACTGAAAACAGCGATTTCGATGACGCAAGAACACTTGCGAATGCAATGAGAGAAGTAGAAAAACTAGCGCCACATATGCAGAACATCCTTCAGCATCTGGCCAGCGGAGAAGCCGAACTGGGCTCTTTTTACAGTCAGCAGATAGAAGAAGAGAAAATAAAGGCCTGCCTGATCCTCAAAGGACCTCGCTGGTCAGAACATATTCTGAGTATAGAAAAGAACCCTTTTGTAAGAGGACAGATAGGCTTTTTACTAGAGTTTAGTGGTATACTTGATTATTATGTGACCAATAGGCATTGTAACTGGACGCCGGAAGAAGACGAGGCATTCTATGATACGTTCAGATGCTACATGCGCAAGTCTCTTTCATTATTTGACTATCTGAATAACCGCAATGCCAGCGAAGACGATAATTACCTTTGGGAAAGATCAGTACTGACGAAGGGCGACTATCTGATCGATGCAACTTACTGGCGGAAAAACTTCCTGCATAGTTCCAACAATATGCGGGATTATAGCTGGAAACGGCTGCTAAGATTGAATGGCAGGTCTGATGCTGGAAATGATTTACTGTTAAAACGTCGAAAACTGGTTAAAGATGTATTCGACGATGCCCGTTATGACCCGGAGAATTTTCAGGCGTCCTGCATCAAAATTATTAGCGACGTACCCAATGACTGGCGGGCGTACTTTGTGACAAACGCAAAGTTGATTAAAGTTTGCAAACAGGGTTTTATACGCGTTGAAAATAATTATGAAAAAATCCGTCTGCTAAATAACAGTAAATTGACCTACCATTATGAGTTACTTACCTACCATCTTTTTACAGAAAAAATGGAAGGCCGGCACTTTGGCCCATTTGACTCCGTCCATTATGAGGAAGATTATGGAGATACCGGAGTTCCGCGAATTGCGCTCAGAGGACTGAATTATGGGAATAAAGCTTACGGCATTAACATTTTCAACAAAGACAGAATATTCATAAACTTTAAGCTGATAAATGGGATTGGTGATGACATCTCTTCGTATGATGATGTCATTCTGGACATTTTGGAAAAGGCTGATTTCAACTACCCGGACGATGAACATGGTGGATATTCAAAGGCAAAAAGTTTTGACTCAATATTTGAAGAAATTGAAATGCTGTGTACGCACCTTCATACTATACATAGTGTAACCTGA
- a CDS encoding oxygenase MpaB family protein produces MNTFVDDASIVKKIWSTTDITLFIFAGAAAEFALNREVDWLYFTGKIPGDPIGRLFSTVKYAQHIIFREEKEAISSIEKINTIHQHVESARGHKISNDGYQDVLYMLIYYSISSFELLERKLSNQEKDEIVRTFARIGRQMHIQDLPADYSEWKEIYANQVIRNLLKSSFTEDLFKQYRKHLGGFRYFLLLDIQRSLLSKHVNSLLALGRPRVVPLLLCVYRKVRRFRLHEQLILMMVPGKFTRQVKEMHHP; encoded by the coding sequence ATGAATACGTTTGTGGACGATGCATCAATTGTCAAGAAAATATGGAGTACTACGGATATTACCTTATTTATCTTCGCGGGTGCTGCTGCAGAATTTGCATTAAACAGAGAGGTGGACTGGTTATATTTTACTGGTAAAATACCCGGTGATCCTATAGGACGCTTGTTCTCAACTGTAAAATATGCGCAGCATATCATTTTCAGGGAAGAGAAAGAGGCTATTTCATCCATTGAGAAAATAAATACGATACACCAGCATGTAGAGTCGGCCCGTGGTCATAAGATCTCGAATGACGGCTACCAGGACGTGCTGTACATGTTGATCTATTACTCGATCTCTTCTTTCGAACTATTGGAAAGAAAATTAAGTAACCAGGAAAAAGATGAAATTGTACGCACCTTCGCCAGGATTGGCCGGCAAATGCACATACAGGATCTCCCCGCTGACTACAGCGAATGGAAAGAGATCTATGCAAACCAGGTGATCCGTAACCTTTTAAAAAGTTCCTTCACTGAAGACCTGTTTAAGCAATACAGAAAGCATTTAGGGGGATTTCGTTATTTTCTCCTGCTTGATATTCAGCGGTCGCTCTTGTCAAAACACGTGAACTCGTTACTTGCCCTGGGACGCCCGCGGGTGGTACCGTTACTACTTTGCGTTTATAGAAAGGTGCGCAGATTCAGGCTACATGAACAGCTGATATTGATGATGGTACCCGGTAAATTTACGAGACAGGTAAAGGAAATGCATCATCCCTGA
- a CDS encoding pirin family protein, translated as MDRKDFLKKGLLGTGMFAATTALGNVLKNDVDEIKPLEIIGYNHLPNSEDVDVQENTVLHKATTRGKADHGWLLSCHTFSFANYYNPKRMHFGVLRVLNDDRVEAGMGFGTHPHDNMEIISIPLEGDLEHKDSMGNVALIKNGDIQVMSAGTGITHSEYNKNTDRQVKFLQIWVFPNKRNVTPRYDQITLKPGQRHNKFQQIVSPDPADAGVWINQDAWFHLGKFDNNFASTYTVKRKGNGVYAFIIKGSAIIQGQQLEGRDGFGVWDTATLSIKATSQDAEILLMDVPMMLS; from the coding sequence ATGGATAGAAAGGATTTTCTAAAGAAAGGCTTACTCGGAACCGGCATGTTTGCAGCAACAACGGCACTGGGAAATGTATTAAAGAATGACGTAGATGAGATCAAACCGCTGGAGATCATTGGATATAACCATCTACCCAATTCAGAAGATGTAGATGTACAGGAGAACACCGTTTTACATAAAGCCACTACAAGGGGAAAAGCAGACCATGGATGGCTGTTATCATGCCACACCTTCAGTTTCGCCAATTACTATAATCCCAAACGTATGCATTTCGGCGTATTACGGGTACTAAATGACGACCGCGTTGAAGCGGGTATGGGATTCGGCACACATCCTCATGACAACATGGAAATAATCAGCATCCCGTTGGAAGGTGACCTTGAACATAAAGACAGTATGGGCAATGTGGCACTTATCAAAAATGGAGATATACAGGTCATGAGCGCCGGTACAGGCATTACGCATAGTGAATACAATAAAAACACGGACAGACAGGTAAAGTTCCTCCAGATATGGGTGTTCCCCAATAAAAGGAACGTGACACCAAGATATGATCAGATCACGCTAAAACCCGGGCAGCGACATAATAAGTTTCAGCAGATAGTCTCTCCTGATCCTGCTGATGCTGGCGTGTGGATCAATCAGGATGCCTGGTTCCACCTGGGGAAATTTGATAACAATTTTGCTTCGACATACACGGTGAAGAGAAAGGGAAATGGTGTATACGCATTTATCATTAAAGGTAGTGCCATTATACAGGGACAACAGCTGGAAGGAAGAGACGGATTTGGTGTATGGGACACTGCAACGTTGAGTATTAAAGCGACTTCTCAGGATGCGGAAATTCTGCTGATGGATGTTCCGATGATGCTATCTTAA
- a CDS encoding trimeric intracellular cation channel family protein: MLFSILDNIGTIAFAISGALTAIEKRMDIFGVLMIAIVTAFGGGTLRDILIGNFPVTWLTDLSNFYVVTGSVVITILFRKVLLKLPLSLLFFDAIGLGIFTLIGIQKGLLVNLHPLVCVLLGTVTACFGGVIRDILCNEVPAIFHKEVYATACMAGGVVFFAGEYFAFSRDVIFISTIVTIIVIRLLAVRYSWSLPHVKVWGE, from the coding sequence ATGTTATTTTCAATATTGGATAATATAGGCACCATCGCTTTTGCTATTTCAGGGGCATTGACAGCAATCGAAAAAAGGATGGACATCTTTGGTGTTTTGATGATTGCGATCGTTACTGCATTTGGCGGCGGCACACTAAGAGATATACTTATCGGTAATTTTCCTGTTACCTGGTTAACGGACCTTTCAAATTTCTATGTAGTAACCGGATCGGTGGTCATTACAATTCTCTTCCGGAAAGTGTTGCTGAAACTACCATTGTCCTTGCTGTTCTTTGATGCGATCGGCCTGGGAATTTTTACGCTTATTGGTATTCAGAAAGGATTGCTTGTTAACCTGCATCCACTGGTATGTGTACTCCTTGGCACTGTAACAGCTTGTTTCGGAGGTGTGATCAGAGATATACTCTGTAATGAAGTACCTGCCATCTTTCACAAAGAAGTATATGCTACGGCTTGTATGGCGGGAGGTGTTGTGTTCTTTGCGGGAGAATACTTTGCATTTTCCCGGGATGTGATCTTTATAAGTACAATTGTGACGATCATTGTAATAAGGCTATTAGCGGTGCGCTACAGCTGGTCCCTGCCCCATGTGAAAGTGTGGGGGGAATAA